The following DNA comes from Myxococcus fulvus.
CCCACGTTGAGCAGGAAGCGGTCATCGCTCGTCCTGCCGGCCGGGTCCTCCACCGAGCGCAGCCCCTGGGAGGTGGACTCGTCGTCCAGGCCGTCGTGCTCGATGATGTTCGCATCACCGGACTGGTTCCACACGTCCACGTCCGCGAACAGGCGAAGGTCTCCGAAGGTGTGCCCCGCGGAGGCGTGCCCGTTGACGGTGACGGCCAGCCGGTCGTCCTTCTCCGGGAAGCCGCCGGCTGACACGGCCGTGCGGACTCCGTCCGAGGTGTCCGTGACGATGTTGACCACGCCCAGGAACGCGCCCGCGCCGTACAGCGCGGAGCCCGGGCCACGGATGACCTCGATGCGCTCCAGGTTCTCCACCGGCAGGTTCATCAGCGCCTTGCCGTCGAAGAAGTTGTTGAGCCGGTGGCCGTTGAGCAGGAACAGCACCTCCGCGTCGTTGCGCAGGCCGCGCACCGCAGTGCGGTGGAAGCCCTGCACGTCGCGGCTCACGGTGAGGCCGGGCACCACGTCCAAAACGTCCGCGACCGTGCGCGCGCCGAGCACGCTAATCTGCTCGCGGTTGAAGGATGCGCCGATGGCCGGCACCTTGCGGACCTTCTCCTCGTGACGCGTGGCCAGCGCCAGCGTGTCCTCGGCGCTGTAGAGGGCCAGGTCGTCCTCCAGCTCCGTGCGCTGCGGGGCCGCGGGCTCGCCCCGCGAGGAGCCCGTGTCACGGGACGTGTCGCGCGTGGGCGACTCCCGGGTGACGCTCGGCTCGCGCGAGGTCACCGCATCCCGAGAGGGCGACTCGCGCGACGGCTGCGATTCGCGCGAGGACACCGCATCGCGAGAGGGCGACTCGCGCGACGGCTGCGATTCGCGCGTGGGCGCGTCTCGCGACGTCGACGCGGTGTCGCGAGACGCACGCGAGGAGTCACGCGACGTCGCGGAGGTCCCCTTCGGCGGCGGCGTGGACGACCCGCGCGAGTCCCGGGAGCTCTTGGGCGTGGGCGGTGGAACCCCCTCATTCAGGTCCGCGGTGAGCGCGGCCATCGAGTCGTCATCTTCGGACGAGGAGGACGGACGCGGACGCTCGCTGGTGGACGGAGGCTTGGAGGTCGGGCGCTCGTCGACGGCGGCCAGCGGCGGCGGCTCGGACGCGCCGGGCTTGCGCGCGGACGCGGGCGCCTCTCCAGCCACGAGCACGCGGGCGGGCCGCGAGGCCGACTGGAAGATGGCGATGCGCTCTCCGTCGGCGGTGAGGCCCTCGACGTAGTACTCGATGCCCGGAGGCACCATGTGCTCGGGAGGAATGACGGCGCGATACAGGTCGCCGTACTGGCGCTCCATCGGCACGCGGGCGAACGGCTCTCCCGGGCCCCGGTAGCGCACCTGCATCTCCAGGATGCGTGCGCCCTCCACGAGGGTGCCGTCGAGCCGCAGCGGCACGTTGGCCTCCGCGCGTGCCGGAGCGGAGTGGAGAAGAGAAGGCTCCTCGGCACGGACAGGCACCGCCAGGAAGAGCACGAGGCTGAGGAGGGTCGCGCGAGCGAGTGTGTTCTTCAAGCTGACGCTGATGGTCCATTGAGGCCCTCCCCGAGTCAAGGAAGGGGGGCCTGAGGATGAGAGCGCAGCCGATTTTTTGCCGGGTCTCCGAGGCCGTGCGAGGGATCGCCGCACTCCATGCGCGACTCGCTCGCCCTGCACCTTGCCCTCTTCCGTCGACAGCGGGCACAAATCGCCCGCGTGGTGGACGGGCAGACAGATGCCTTCCGCTCCTACGAGGCCCGCTATCGGCGGCGCACCGCCAGCTATCGGCGCGTCCTGCCGCTGAGCGACGTCCATCAGCGCGTGCGCGCCTCGGACGTGGTGTACGTGGGCGACTACCACACGCTCCCCCTGGCCCAGCAGACGTACCTGGAGCTCGCGGAGCGCGCCCTGTCCTCCGGCCGCCGCGTCGTGCTCGCTCTCGAGTGCATCGAGGGTCGTCACCAGGCCTCCATCGATGCGTGGGGCTCGGGGCGCCTGTCGGAGCGCTCCCTCTTCGCACGCCTGGGTACTGGCACGGAGGGTGCGGGCTTCGGCCCGGGAAGCGCGCCGCGAGGCCTGCTCGCCTTCGCCCGGAAGCACCACCTGGAGGTCCTCGGAATCGACCGGCGGGCCCAGGGTGAGCGCTCGCTCGCGCTGCGGGATGCCTACGCCGCCGAGCGCATCGCCCGCGCCGCCCGCGCCGAGGACCGTCCGTTGATCCTCGTCCTGGTGGGCCAGTACCACATCGCGCCGTGCCACCTGCCCGCGCAGGTGGAGCGGGCCCTGGGTGAGACCCAGCGTCGGGGCCTGGTCGTCTACCAGAACGCGGAAGGCGTCTGGTGGAAGCTGGCCCGCGACGGACAGATGGGCTCGGCCGAGGCCGTGGAGCTGGCCGACGACACCCTGTGCCTGCTCAACGCCTCCCCTGTCGTCTGTCAGCAGAGCTTCCTGGATTACCTGGAAGCCGAGGCGGGAGATGCGCCGTTGATGGACCGGGGCGCGTCGGAGCGCTTCCGGGAGATGGCGGCGCTCATCGGTCGACTGGCGGGTGTGCCGGTGGGGCGCGCGCTGGAGTCGGTGGAAGTCACCACGGTGGCGGACGGCGACGTGCTGGCGCGCATCCAGCGTCGGGGGCGCTTCACTCAGACGGAGCTGTCGCAGCTTCGTCGGCACATCCTGTCGCGGGAGAGCAGCTACATCCCGCGCGCGCGCACGGCGTACCTGGCTTCGTTGTCGCTGAACCACGCGGCGGAGGAGGCCGCGCACTTCGTGCGGCACTGCGCGGTGGGCAGCGCGATGGAGGAGCCTCGCACGGCGTCGGAGGCGTTCTACGCGCGGTGCATGGAGGAGGCGCTGGGCTTCTTCGGCTCGCGGCTCGTCAATCCCCGGCGCACGTGCCTGAACCTGGCGGACTGGGTGCGGCGCTTCGGCGAGACACGAGGCGTGGACCGACAGGTCTCCGCGTTCGTGCTCGCCCATGCGGCCGCCGAGCTGGAGGCGCCCGAGGAGGCGGTGAAGCTGCTGCCCCTGCGCAAGGACCGGCTGTTCCATGGCGTCAGCCACGGACTGGGGTACCTGCTCGGCGACAAGCTCTACCGCGCCTTCGACGCGGGAGAGGTGGACAAGACCGAGGTCCGCGCCCTCTTCCGCGACCCGTTCGTGGACGCGCGCGCCGCATACTTCACGTGGGCGGAGCGCCTGCGAGACTGAGGCGCACGGCGCCGCACCACTCCGGACGCACCGCTCAAATCTTCGCGGGCGTGGAGGCCTTCATCGCGGCCTTCACCTTCTCGTGGAACGCGCGGAAGCGCTCGCGGCCCTGCTGCCGCTGCTCCTCGGTGATCTTGCCACCGGAGGCCTCGCGCAGCGCCTTGCGCTCCTCCTGGAGCTGCTTCGCCTCGGCCTTGAACTGGTCCGCCTGCGCCTGGGTGAGCCGCCCATCCACCACCGCGCGGTCCAACCGGTGCTCCATCCGGGCCAGCTTCCGCTCGCCGTTCATGCCCCGCTTGCCATGACGGCCGTGCCGCTCTTCGCACGGCGCCGCCTTGTCCTCCGCCGCGGGCGCCACGCTCTGCGCGAACACCGGGGTGGCCAGCAACAGCGACGCCGTGACGAAGGACCGCATGAAGAAATTCTGACGCATGGTGAGACGCTCCATTGGTTCGAGGAGCACGAGTCCAGCCCTGCTCGCGCCCTGTTGCCTTGGAGAACCCCACGCGAAAGCGAAGGTTAAATCCCGCCCCGGCGCCACACCGGAGCGGGCCTGCCCGCCTGGTGGGCTACTGCTCCGCCACGCAGTCGTTGAGGGGGAACGACAGGTCGTGCCGAGGCGTCTGCCCCGGGTCCTGGTTCACGACGGTGACCTCCAACAACTGGTCCGACGTCTCGATGGGATTGGCGAACACCAGCGACTGCCGCGTGATCTTCGCCGAAGCCATGAACGCCTTCGTCGTCGAGCCGTTGGCGTCACGACGCCAGCAATTCGCGATGCGCGGGTCCGACGCCGCGAAGTTGCACGACGTGTACTGCCCCACCACCTCGCGCTTCAGCCGGATGCAGCGGCAGTCCCACGGGTCGTACTCGAGCGTCGCCACCACGCCCTCGAACCCCGTCGCCGTCTCCTTCAACTCGAAGTAGCTCCCGTCCTGCGTCGTCTCGCAGTACAGCCGCACGTCGCCCACCGCTCGGTCCTTCTTCTCTTCCAGCACCGCGCCCTCCCGCGACGTCACCGGCGAGGCCGACGGCTCACACCCCACGCCCAGCAGCGCGAGGCTCACGACACAGAACGAGGAGAGATACCTGGGGGTACGCATATGCGCTCCTTGCGGGACGTCCTGGGGCATCCAGGACAGCCCGCATGGGAGTCCCCTCGGACTCCACGACGCAATGCGCTTCCCCCGTTCCTGGGACGAACGGTTACGGGGGCGGAGGCTTCACGGCGCGCGTGGCGATGAAGCCATCGATGTACTCGGAGAGCTTGTCGCCCGGGCCGAAGCCGTCCTCGAAGAAGCCGGTGAGGACGAAGCCCGCGCGGAGCTGCCCCCCAATCTGGTCCTCCAGGGAGTGACCCACGCTGAGCGGCTCGTGCTTGTCGGTGTACCGACGCCGCTCGGCGTCCGTGAGGCTGGTGAAGTCCGAGTACGGCATCTTGTACTTGAGCTGCATCACGCCCTGGTCTTGGAGGTCCGGGTCGAGCA
Coding sequences within:
- a CDS encoding TonB-dependent receptor plug domain-containing protein, with protein sequence MKNTLARATLLSLVLFLAVPVRAEEPSLLHSAPARAEANVPLRLDGTLVEGARILEMQVRYRGPGEPFARVPMERQYGDLYRAVIPPEHMVPPGIEYYVEGLTADGERIAIFQSASRPARVLVAGEAPASARKPGASEPPPLAAVDERPTSKPPSTSERPRPSSSSEDDDSMAALTADLNEGVPPPTPKSSRDSRGSSTPPPKGTSATSRDSSRASRDTASTSRDAPTRESQPSRESPSRDAVSSRESQPSRESPSRDAVTSREPSVTRESPTRDTSRDTGSSRGEPAAPQRTELEDDLALYSAEDTLALATRHEEKVRKVPAIGASFNREQISVLGARTVADVLDVVPGLTVSRDVQGFHRTAVRGLRNDAEVLFLLNGHRLNNFFDGKALMNLPVENLERIEVIRGPGSALYGAGAFLGVVNIVTDTSDGVRTAVSAGGFPEKDDRLAVTVNGHASAGHTFGDLRLFADVDVWNQSGDANIIEHDGLDDESTSQGLRSVEDPAGRTSDDRFLLNVGGGATYSMGDAGRLAASVRYLSENRTALLGLFDVVAEDSELKWNVLMADVHWEKNIGSSVLLRARAGFDQQTTDRLFQITPRNFRTGPDSNQLFDNGLREQTQISVRSLTGGVDADIVLSSNNRLSVGAVVEQQSLGDYTYETNYTLDARVRPGGFTTPEGLADLLELAGGAASRRLTVGVFAQDQWTVVAPLTLTFGVRVDATQLPTVGTSGDITGTSFVARVNPRVGLVFSATDALVLKALYGRAFRAPTLQELVERIPDTDYNQGRFEGNPSLQPAIVDTFELGADLIQSAGEARVRLRANAYLELFSSPIVPVDTSGNIVPLRNRELGVRVYGIEGEARLEASKRANAWFNASISRAQDMELPSQSRLLTDTPQARFNAGVSMPIGAWVNFDVVVRTGAERRNNSRSVLELVRRYKIPAYSLVTAQIRTEPILDIWEVSLVAHNVFDHDLRDDVPRPDRVTGNLPREGMSGYLTVRAHF
- a CDS encoding ChaN family lipoprotein, coding for MRDSLALHLALFRRQRAQIARVVDGQTDAFRSYEARYRRRTASYRRVLPLSDVHQRVRASDVVYVGDYHTLPLAQQTYLELAERALSSGRRVVLALECIEGRHQASIDAWGSGRLSERSLFARLGTGTEGAGFGPGSAPRGLLAFARKHHLEVLGIDRRAQGERSLALRDAYAAERIARAARAEDRPLILVLVGQYHIAPCHLPAQVERALGETQRRGLVVYQNAEGVWWKLARDGQMGSAEAVELADDTLCLLNASPVVCQQSFLDYLEAEAGDAPLMDRGASERFREMAALIGRLAGVPVGRALESVEVTTVADGDVLARIQRRGRFTQTELSQLRRHILSRESSYIPRARTAYLASLSLNHAAEEAAHFVRHCAVGSAMEEPRTASEAFYARCMEEALGFFGSRLVNPRRTCLNLADWVRRFGETRGVDRQVSAFVLAHAAAELEAPEEAVKLLPLRKDRLFHGVSHGLGYLLGDKLYRAFDAGEVDKTEVRALFRDPFVDARAAYFTWAERLRD